Below is a window of Synechococcus sp. PCC 7335 DNA.
AATTCCGGTGAATACTGTGGATAAGGGTTTTGAAGATACATCTGTCACTCAAATTGCCTCTTTTAGTAGGAACGTCATCATGAAAGTTGAACAGGCATTAGAGCAACTTGCCGACATACCACCCAATCATCTGAATATTATGGGTTATATTCACCGATCAGAGGTGAATGGCCCAGGACGTCGCGCCGTCGTCTGGTTACAAGGTTGCTTAAGAGAATGTCCAAGTTGTTTTAATCCAGCGTCCTGGTCTTTTGAAGAAAACCAAATACTCTCTATCGATGAACTGGTGAAATGGGTTCTCGATGAACCTGAGAATGAAGGCATTACCTTCTCTGGAGGCGAACCCTTTTGGCAGGCCACAGCCCTAGCCGCAGTTTCTCGTCAGCTTAAGGCGCACGGGCTAAATGTGATGTCTTTTAGCGGCTTTACTCTAGAAGAACTGAAAAAAGAATCTGCCCCTACGGATTCTCAGGCTCTATTAGATCAGCTCGATATTTTGATTGATGGGCCTTACATTGACTCTTTAGCCGTTCATGAACCGAGCTCACCTGTATCCTCTCGTAATCAACGGGTGCATGTATTTAACCCAGCATTAGCAGATCGCATAACCTGGGCTAGCGACCAAGTAGAAGTGCATGTGTTCAAAGATGGAAGCCGACTCGTTACAGGCTATCGCAGTCACCAGTTCGAGTAGCGTGTACGCAGTTATAGCAGTGGTAATTACACTACCTCAAGCCTAGATTCTTATATGGTAATATAGTTGAGACTGAGGGATCTAATTTATCTTTCTGAGAAAAGTACCCCATGCCACGAAAAGCTACCCTAAAACGTAAGCACACTAACTCTAAATCGACAGACTCAAAAGTGGCTCAGCTTTCACTAGAGTCCTTAGAATTGGTTGCAAACTTCTTCAAGGTTCTGTCTGAACCTAGTCGATTGCAAATTGTCTGTGTTCTAAAGTCAGGTCCTCACAACGTGACTGAAATAATCGAGGAAACAGGACTTGGACAAGCAAACGTATCGAAGCATTTAAAGCTACTGGCTCAAGCTGGCATTGTTTCACGGGAACCACGCGGCGTCTCAGCGTATTATCAAATTGCGAATCAGTCTTTTTTTCAGCTTTGTGAAATTGTCTGCGAAACGCTTTCTATCCAGCTCAATGAGCAAAACAAACAAATCGAAGAGCTAGCAGCCGCTTCTCCGAGCAGTTAAAGCGCAAACGCTCAGTAAAAAAGTAATGTGTCCCGATGACATGGTTGAGGCATTATATTACTATATAGTTGTATAAATATTTTAGGAGGAGGCAAGTTTTTTGAGTCTTAGTATTCGCAACATTAGCGATCTCATCAGTGTTGCAGGGCAGCCCGACCCTAACCAGTTTGAGTCTTTGGCCTCGCAAGGGTTTCGCTCAGTCATAAATCTACGTCCTTACGCCGAACCTGGAGCTACCGCTGAAGATCAGCATCGGATAGAGTCTTTGGGCTTACCCTACGTTCACTTGCCAATAACATACTCGGAGATAACACCTTCAGTGATTGACTCAGCG
It encodes the following:
- a CDS encoding helix-turn-helix transcriptional regulator, producing the protein MPRKATLKRKHTNSKSTDSKVAQLSLESLELVANFFKVLSEPSRLQIVCVLKSGPHNVTEIIEETGLGQANVSKHLKLLAQAGIVSREPRGVSAYYQIANQSFFQLCEIVCETLSIQLNEQNKQIEELAAASPSS
- a CDS encoding 4Fe-4S single cluster domain-containing protein, yielding MNTVDKGFEDTSVTQIASFSRNVIMKVEQALEQLADIPPNHLNIMGYIHRSEVNGPGRRAVVWLQGCLRECPSCFNPASWSFEENQILSIDELVKWVLDEPENEGITFSGGEPFWQATALAAVSRQLKAHGLNVMSFSGFTLEELKKESAPTDSQALLDQLDILIDGPYIDSLAVHEPSSPVSSRNQRVHVFNPALADRITWASDQVEVHVFKDGSRLVTGYRSHQFE
- a CDS encoding beta-lactamase hydrolase domain-containing protein, yielding MSLSIRNISDLISVAGQPDPNQFESLASQGFRSVINLRPYAEPGATAEDQHRIESLGLPYVHLPITYSEITPSVIDSAVQQVHSLPKPLLIYCKSSLRAILLSLFYEITYQYQTSRASAAK